One window from the genome of Actinoplanes teichomyceticus ATCC 31121 encodes:
- a CDS encoding helix-turn-helix transcriptional regulator, which yields MRAGRLVSLLLLLQTRGRMTAQALADELEVSVRTVYRDVEALGAAGVPIYADRGPAGGYRLLDGYRTRLTGLTGAEAGTLFLAGMPGAAAELGLGSLLAAAQLKLRAALPGDLARRADLVRDRFHLDAPGWFHGDEPVPHLATVAGAVWDARRLRVRYLRWKRPREVERELNPLGVVLKAGRWYLVAERDGRVTAYRVSNVLDSTVLDEPAERPPGFDLARHWREWTERYERSVYTGQATVRVSPAALRMMSFLFVPEMYRVAHACAGPPGPDGWRTTVVPIESLQHGHLQLLRFGAEVEVLAPAELRARIQASARALTELYAVPSGAGSVGVTSPPGSPGSLGSPADGTGGSGSSSPGGSVVDSVGGGVLGSPAVGVVTTSPGSASGDSLAGAGTAAAVVRDGSADGLADTCRSVGGSVQRAGGPEVCDSSPAP from the coding sequence ATGCGCGCCGGCCGTCTCGTCTCACTCCTGCTGCTGTTGCAGACCAGGGGCCGGATGACCGCGCAGGCCCTCGCCGACGAGCTCGAGGTCTCGGTGCGCACGGTCTACCGCGACGTGGAGGCGCTGGGCGCGGCCGGCGTGCCGATCTACGCCGACCGCGGTCCGGCCGGCGGATACCGGCTGCTGGACGGCTACCGCACCCGGCTCACCGGGCTGACCGGCGCCGAGGCCGGCACCCTGTTCCTGGCCGGGATGCCGGGCGCGGCGGCCGAGCTCGGGCTCGGCTCGCTGCTGGCCGCCGCGCAGCTCAAGCTGCGCGCCGCGCTGCCGGGCGACCTGGCCCGCCGCGCCGATCTGGTACGCGACCGCTTCCACCTGGACGCGCCCGGCTGGTTCCACGGCGACGAGCCGGTGCCGCACCTGGCCACGGTGGCCGGCGCGGTGTGGGACGCACGGCGGCTGCGGGTGCGCTACCTGCGGTGGAAGCGACCGCGCGAGGTGGAACGGGAACTGAACCCGCTCGGCGTGGTGCTCAAGGCCGGGCGGTGGTATCTGGTCGCCGAGCGCGACGGGCGGGTCACCGCGTACCGGGTGTCGAACGTGCTGGACTCGACGGTGCTGGACGAGCCGGCCGAGCGCCCGCCAGGATTCGACCTGGCACGGCACTGGCGGGAGTGGACCGAGCGTTACGAGCGCAGCGTCTACACCGGGCAGGCCACGGTACGGGTCTCGCCCGCCGCTCTGCGGATGATGTCCTTCCTGTTCGTCCCGGAGATGTACCGGGTCGCGCACGCCTGCGCCGGGCCGCCCGGCCCGGACGGCTGGCGCACCACCGTCGTGCCGATCGAGTCGCTGCAGCACGGCCACCTGCAGCTGCTGAGATTCGGCGCGGAGGTGGAGGTGCTGGCGCCCGCCGAGCTGCGCGCGCGGATCCAGGCGTCGGCCCGGGCGCTGACCGAGCTCTACGCGGTGCCGTCCGGGGCCGGCTCGGTCGGCGTCACGTCGCCGCCCGGGTCGCCGGGGTCGCTCGGGTCGCCCGCCGACGGGACCGGCGGGTCCGGCTCCTCGTCACCCGGAGGCTCGGTGGTGGACTCGGTGGGCGGCGGGGTGCTCGGCTCCCCCGCGGTGGGCGTGGTCACCACCTCGCCGGGCTCCGCGTCCGGCGACTCGCTCGCCGGTGCCGGCACGGCGGCCGCGGTGGTGCGCGACGGCTCCGCGGACGGACTGGCGGACACCTGCCGGTCCGTCGGTGGCAGCGTCCAGCGAGCGGGCGGGCCGGAGGTCTGCGACTCCTCGCCGGCGCCGTAA
- a CDS encoding M48 family metalloprotease: MSNDARAAARSAAALAGFPIVAGLQLAVVLGVLWTVLKLLPADIALRAGVPLSMATFGALGYATWRAVHTRRRVPAGVAVTRADAPDLWALVDGAASAAGVTAPAGLTVVADAAVVVGERTRAFGLLGGRRDLYLGLPLLQAWDTARLRAAVAHELAHGSAGLGRWAPLAYRGRVAVGRLAPRWGRGRNPAAAVFRAYARLYRRWDAPFSRAQELAADRVAARFAGTPAAVAALRDLPVLAGMQRLFHAEYVGPGWQAGHVPEDVFGGFLRVLAARAEDVAILRARGPEPAGAWDTHPPLAERLAALQPAAEPAVGGASTPGAGPAVDGATMPAAEPAVGGALSPGAGPAVDGATMPAAEPAVGGALSPGAGPAVDGATMPAAEPAVGGALTPGAGPAVDGAATPGADQPDSGAAVGGEDPSTAEPPAGDPVAPGGRPAGAGQAAAAEPPDAAVGQGPDGGAAGTATPDRPVPAEAADELVPDLPGLGRALQAVAFPSHGRTEVGWDDFLSVARTAEMEREAEAALATVARAVGAAVPDAERVLELAADGRLRTAAATIFPGLSPEETADRIVDLLSLMLALAALRSGVARWRHSWTGTAELVARDGTFLNLTDVAAAAADPEQAEAVRAYLARIGVDLAAPGDERPAARAQALGGLVNLSADGERTDLLVTDLGFLLVPGLPRGRGAEAKRRLTEIAAGGVPVSPATRPQRAPGSAPEAPAGAVATVDAPADGRRFVPFAAVAAVTTLPGRRRGWVIGLHGGGSLTLRPSLDTDELPGGWTAWEDAVAFLTGTR; the protein is encoded by the coding sequence TTGAGCAACGACGCGCGGGCGGCGGCGAGGTCGGCAGCCGCCCTGGCCGGGTTCCCGATCGTCGCGGGGCTGCAACTGGCCGTGGTGCTCGGCGTGCTCTGGACGGTGCTGAAACTGCTGCCCGCCGACATCGCGCTGCGCGCCGGCGTGCCGCTGAGCATGGCCACCTTCGGCGCGCTCGGGTACGCCACCTGGCGCGCCGTGCACACCCGGCGCCGGGTGCCGGCCGGGGTCGCGGTCACCCGGGCCGACGCGCCGGATCTGTGGGCGCTGGTCGACGGGGCGGCGTCCGCCGCCGGGGTGACCGCGCCGGCCGGGCTCACCGTGGTCGCCGACGCGGCGGTCGTGGTCGGCGAGCGGACCCGCGCGTTCGGGCTGCTCGGCGGACGCCGGGACCTCTACCTCGGACTCCCGCTGCTGCAGGCCTGGGACACCGCCCGGCTGCGCGCGGCGGTCGCGCACGAGCTGGCGCACGGCTCGGCCGGGTTGGGGCGGTGGGCGCCGCTGGCGTACCGGGGACGGGTCGCGGTGGGGCGGCTGGCCCCGCGCTGGGGTCGCGGCCGCAACCCCGCCGCAGCGGTCTTCCGGGCGTACGCCCGCCTCTACCGCCGCTGGGACGCGCCGTTCAGCCGGGCCCAGGAGCTGGCCGCCGACCGGGTCGCGGCACGGTTCGCGGGGACCCCGGCGGCCGTCGCCGCGCTGCGCGACCTGCCCGTGCTGGCCGGGATGCAGCGGCTGTTCCACGCCGAGTACGTCGGGCCCGGCTGGCAGGCCGGGCACGTGCCGGAGGACGTGTTCGGCGGTTTCCTGCGGGTGCTCGCGGCCCGCGCCGAGGACGTGGCCATCCTGCGCGCCCGCGGGCCGGAGCCGGCCGGCGCCTGGGACACCCACCCGCCGCTCGCCGAGCGGCTGGCCGCGCTCCAGCCGGCCGCCGAGCCGGCGGTGGGCGGTGCATCGACGCCGGGAGCCGGACCGGCGGTGGACGGTGCGACGATGCCGGCCGCCGAGCCGGCGGTGGGCGGTGCGTTGTCGCCGGGAGCCGGACCGGCGGTGGACGGTGCGACGATGCCGGCCGCCGAGCCGGCGGTGGGCGGTGCGTTGTCGCCGGGAGCCGGACCGGCGGTGGACGGTGCGACGATGCCGGCCGCCGAGCCGGCGGTGGGCGGTGCGCTGACGCCGGGAGCCGGACCGGCGGTGGACGGTGCGGCGACGCCCGGTGCCGATCAGCCGGATTCCGGTGCGGCGGTGGGTGGCGAGGACCCGTCCACAGCGGAGCCGCCGGCCGGCGACCCGGTGGCGCCCGGCGGCCGGCCGGCCGGAGCCGGGCAGGCCGCCGCTGCCGAGCCGCCCGATGCGGCGGTCGGTCAGGGCCCGGACGGGGGTGCCGCCGGGACCGCCACCCCGGATCGCCCCGTCCCCGCGGAGGCCGCCGACGAGCTGGTGCCCGACCTGCCCGGACTCGGGCGGGCGCTGCAGGCGGTGGCGTTCCCGTCGCACGGGCGTACCGAGGTGGGCTGGGACGACTTCCTCAGCGTGGCGCGCACCGCCGAGATGGAGCGGGAAGCCGAGGCCGCGCTGGCCACCGTCGCGCGGGCGGTGGGCGCCGCCGTACCGGACGCGGAGCGGGTCCTCGAACTGGCGGCCGACGGCCGGCTCCGGACCGCCGCCGCCACCATCTTCCCCGGCCTCTCCCCGGAGGAGACCGCCGACCGGATCGTCGACCTCCTCTCCCTGATGCTGGCGCTGGCCGCGCTGCGCAGCGGCGTGGCCCGCTGGCGGCACAGCTGGACCGGGACGGCCGAGCTGGTCGCCCGGGACGGCACGTTCCTCAACCTGACCGACGTGGCCGCGGCCGCCGCCGACCCGGAGCAGGCCGAGGCGGTCCGCGCCTACCTGGCCCGGATCGGGGTGGATCTGGCCGCGCCCGGCGACGAGCGGCCGGCCGCCCGGGCGCAGGCGCTCGGCGGCCTGGTCAACCTGTCCGCCGACGGCGAGCGCACCGACCTGCTCGTCACCGACCTCGGCTTCCTGCTGGTCCCGGGGCTGCCGCGGGGCCGGGGGGCGGAGGCGAAACGGCGGCTCACCGAGATCGCCGCGGGCGGTGTCCCGGTGAGCCCGGCGACCCGGCCGCAGCGCGCGCCGGGTTCCGCACCGGAGGCGCCGGCCGGGGCGGTGGCCACCGTGGACGCGCCCGCCGACGGGCGCCGGTTCGTGCCGTTCGCCGCGGTCGCCGCGGTCACCACGCTGCCCGGACGGCGGCGTGGCTGGGTGATCGGCCTGCACGGCGGCGGCAGCCTGACCCTGCGCCCGTCGCTGGACACCGACGAGCTGCCCGGCGGCTGGACCGCCTGGGAGGACGCCGTCGCCTTCCTCACCGGCACCCGCTGA